Proteins from one Penicillium digitatum chromosome 2, complete sequence genomic window:
- a CDS encoding Peptidase A1, which yields MLLLNLLTVAAGLIVPAGAQNIPTQRTSSTTSALISTQYESASDAPVIFGDQSFVFLVDTGNSDAYVMQTGYRCVNSTNFLLKSQNYRLYANQTYHKSETCSSVPNEMFGIKYGAGSAGGLLVYEQVSIGGRCKRQHPEDRHLK from the coding sequence ATGCTACTCTTGAATCTCCTCACTGTCGCCGCCGGCCTAATAGTGCCCGCTGGCGCCCAAAATATACCAACCCAAAGAACCTCGAGTACGACATCAGCTCTCATATCAACACAGTATGAGTCTGCTTCTGATGCCCCGGTTATTTTCGGGGACCAGAGCTTCGTGTTCCTCGTGGATACCGGCAACAGTGACGCCTACGTGATGCAAACAGGCTACAGATGCGTCAACAGCACCAATTTCCTTCTCAAATCACAAAATTATCGTCTCTACGCAAACCAGACCTACCACAAGTCTGAGACATGTAGTAGTGTCCCCAACGAGATGTTCGGCATAAAATACGGCGCAGGAAGCGCGGGCGGCCTCTTGGTCTACGAACAAGTGTCCATAGGCGGTCGGTGTAAGCGTCAACACCCAGAAGATCGGCATCTCAAATGA
- a CDS encoding Amino acid/polyamine transporter I yields MTWRRSSNKPPAAFSTAVEGQTGEVTTTTGRYIGETGGNNAATTYQDASGAPVEHNSPLGYSVGPVTITLLNITMMIGAGIYSTPSSILSGTGSVGVSFVYWTLGYLICLTSGAVYLEFTAYFPSRSGSEVVFLEQAYPSPRWLFPTTFAVQSVILSFGTANATVMAKYLIAISGHTGTDWQIKGTALACYSVATLTLVFNTKYAYWFSNAVGIVKICTLLFVIVTGFVVLGGNTKVEHPKANFQDAWSGSSTASAYGFTTALYRIIFSYGGYNNAFNVANEVKNPVKSLKIYATIALTVVYVLYMFANVAFFAAVPKEELENSDLTTASLFFNKVFGDSGAVRGLNFLIALASFGNMIAVIIGLSRRIRECGRQGVLPWTTLWVSTKPFGTPLGPYAIIWALTALMILAIPAGDAFTFVNDLSVIPTAAFNLAMAVGIYVVRWRRRNANLPEPEFKAWNFVILFNILVQLYLLVMPWYPPAGGQYAGDVSFWYATSAVTGIGILLACGIYYYFWAFLIPKWKGYKLRQEQLSLDGGVQSNRLKKVPNDEVAEWDATHDAAGRIIESPVEIQVQVKGIDV; encoded by the exons ATGACTTGGCGGCGATCTTCCAACAAGCCCCCTGCCGCGTTCAGCACTGCGGTCGAAGGCCAGACAGGGGAGGTCACAACTACTACCGGGAGGTATATCGGCGAGACTGGAGGCAATAATGCGGCAACAACGTATCAGGACGCATCTGGCGCTCCAGTTGAACACAACTCACCATTGGGATACTCCGTCGGCCCTGTCACAATTACCTTGCTGAACATCACAATGATGATCGGCGCTGGTATCTACTCTACGC CATCATCTATCCTGTCCGGGACGGGCTCGGTCGGCGTCAGTTTTGTTTACTGGACCCTCGGTTACTTG ATATGTCTCACGTCTGGAGCTGTGTACCTTGAGTTTACGGCATACTTCCCCAGTCGATCAGGTTCAGAAGTCGTCTTCCTCGAACAAGCCTACCCTAGTCCAAGATGGCTCTTTCCAACCACCTTTGCGGTCCAGAGTGTCATTCTTTCATTTGGAACCGCCAATGCCACAG TCATGGCCAAGTATCTTATCGCCATCTCCGGGCACACCGGCACCGATTGGCAGATCAAAGGCACTGCTCTAGCTTGCTACAGTGTTGCCACATTGA CGCTGGTGTTTAATACAAAATACGCGTATTGGTTCTCAAATGCTGTTGGAATTGTGAAGATTTGCACCCTTCTCTTTGTGATAGTCACTGGCTTTGTTGTTTTGGGGGGCAACACCAAAGTTGAGCACCCCAAGGCTAATTTTCAAGACGCTTGGTCAGGGAGCTCCACAGCTTCTGCATACGGATTTACTACTGCCCTGTACCGTATCATTTTCTCCTATGGTGGTTATAACAACGCCTTCAATGTTGCCAACGAGGTCAAG AATCCCGTCAAGTCACTCAAAATCTACGCCACCATCGCTCTCACGGTGGTGTACGTGTTATACATGTTTGCAAACGTCGCGTTCTTTGCTGCTG TTCCCAaggaggagttggagaaCTCTGACTTGACGACGGCAAGTCTCTTCTTTAACAAGGTCTTCGGCGATAGCGGCGCAGTTCGCGGCCTCAATTTCCTCATCGCCTTGGCTTCCTTCGGTAACATGATAGCCGTGATCATTGGTCTATCCCGCCGCATCAGAGAATGCGGCCGACAGGGAGTTCTACCATGGACGACGCTCTGGGTCTCGACTAAGCCTTTCGGCACACCATTGGGTCCGTACGCCATCATTTGGGCTCTGACCGCGTTGATGATCCTAGCCATTCCTGCAGGAGATGCCTTCACTTTCG TCAACGATTTAAGTGTCATCCCTACAGCTGCCTTTAACCTTGCCATGGCTGTTGGCATCTACGTTGTACGGTGGCGCCGAAGGAACGCCAACCTTCCCGAGCCCGAATTCAAGGCCTGGAATTTCGTGATTCTCTTTAATATTCTCGTCCAGCTTTACCTTCTTGTTATGCCCTGGTATCCGCCAGCAGGGGGCCAGTATGCTGGCGATGTCAGCTTTTGGTATGCAACGTCTGCCGTGACGGGAATTGGAAT TCTTCTTGCCTGTGGCATTTATTACTATTTCTGGGCCTTCCTCATTCCCAAATGGAAGGGCTACAAACTGCGACAGGAACAATTGAGCCTAGATGGCGGTGTTCAGAGTAACCGGCTCAAAAAAGTCCCTAATGACGAGGTCGCAGAATGGGATGCGACACATGATGCAGCTGGCCGTATCATCGAGTCGCCAGTGGAGATTCAGGTTCAGGTAAAAGGCATCGATGTGTGA
- a CDS encoding beta-1,4-glucosidase (Eurofung) codes for MEYPELPIEEVPRTPSPPPEPPDSDTESFTADTTNSAASAMPCEPFPMGNLDRKLQRWNWLERDTAIQVLTLDSIDWSKQRIADYLGITRNQVRWAIARGTPTPRKPPGRVPKLIRSEADDIITFITTDEINRRLSYEKLINFLS; via the coding sequence atggaataccctgagctccctattgaagaggtccctcgtaccccaagccccccacccgaaccaccggattccgataccgagtcctttaccgccgataccaccaattccgctGCTTCTGCTATGCCTTGTgagccctttccgatgggtaatcttgaccggaaattacaacgttggaactggctagagcgagatactgctatccaagtgcttactttggatagtattgactggtcgaaacaaagaattgcGGATTATCTTGGTATCACCCGGAACCAAGTACGCTGGGCGATTGCACGAGGTACTCCTACGCCTCGTAAGCCCCCGGGTCGAGTCCCGAAATTGATAAGGAGTGAAGCGGATGATATTATTACTTTTATCACTACAGATGAGATCAATCGCCGGCTTTCGTACGAGAAGTTAATTAATTTTCTATCTTAA
- a CDS encoding Fungal transcriptional regulatory protein, N-terminal, translating into MNGVLNSQAYGDSTLRQQVSHLPRPEHGHVKKRQRKRKACDTCRHRKIKCEVTTKSKCSFCSKANIPCSLVDHRRQRQLKNLNMIDRLEMNIQRMEAHFQKIGFDLGEVVNGSSLIEGLEQSDESPSSSPAENTHLIHQTGVWNPKPRHLVAEQDPSAATQKVYHSLVDSALDEFDPVVPADLTCFYVPRCFTGTPNPGFSALSSEGTEWITHKSEGASVDNLQSFLSLGRHQGSNRSPLEGLFPDKPFSPLPSKDEKLSLVNDYLQQINSLIPIFQPSSLLSLCEDDNLQGILNIPGRWASLNVVLALGYMLRIKNSSLVQTDRQKSWMFMKNALGVLNELCFGLPDLWTVQALIGMIFFLLGTLSSQPCGYLISSAMRLCHQIRLERCESGSGLRAEELEHRRRIFWIAYCLDKEISLRVGIPLAQRDDDMDVLLPTEVPPDNMGTVSTTDQRRTFNVFRSMCELALIRSQIYKHLYSVAAADRPLVEVAAAVAMLNEKLQLWKDSIPTEFQPESKRFSAFPKSSTISATLLFLHFSYFSCLIAIHRVPAARGSRLAMDLVERNNVYNVPHPVVSMSESLCTTAATASINLMKYIPKSNIALIGMMIYYPILASKTLSSAIVQNPRDTSRIYHIRLIMQVETFVSSLVLDTPNEGIDGLLKDCAEYRSLAEAAVREATQLCRG; encoded by the exons ATGAACGGAGTGCTCAATAGCCAAGCTTACGGCGACTCTACATTACGCCAACAAGTTTCCCATCTGCCAAGGCCAGAACACGGACATGTAAAGAAGAGACAGCGGAAAAGAAAG GCATGCGACACTTGTCGCCACAGGAAAATAAAATGCGAGGTTACCACCAAGTCGAAATGCTCGTTCTGCAGCAAAGCCAATATTCCTTGTTCTCTGGTTGATCATAGGCGGCAAAGACAGTTGAAGAA CCTGAATATGATCGATCGCCTGGAAATGAATATCCAGCGTATGGAAGCTCATTTTCAAAAGATCGGATTTGACCTGGGGGAAGTGGTGAACGGGTCATCTTTAATCGAGGGTCTTGAGCAGTCAGATGAATCCCCATCGTCGAGTCCGGCTGAAAATACGCATTTGATACACCAGACGGGTGTTTGGAATCCAAAACCAAGACACCTGGTCGCTGAACAAGACCCCTCTGCTGCTACACAGAAGGTGTATCATTCGCTGGTCGACTCAGCCTTGGATGAATTTGATCCAGTAGTACCGGCGGATCTGACCTGCTTCTACGTTCCAAGATGTTTTACGGGTACACCGAACCCTG GCTTCTCAGCCCTATCCTCAGAAGGAACGGAATGGATAACTCATAAATCGGAAGGGGCGTCCGTTGACAACTTACAGTCCTTCCTTTCACTAGGTCGCCACCAAGGATCGAATCGAAGCCCGCTGGAAGGTTTATTCCCCGACAAACCTTTCTCCCCATTACCATCGAAAGATGAGAAACTTTCGTTGGTCAATGACTATTTGCAACAAATCAACTCCCTGATCCCTATATTTCAACCGTCATCATTATTGTCACTTTGCGAGGACGACAACTTACAGGGCATATTGAATATCCCCGGTCGTTGGGCGAGCCTCAATGTTGTTTTAGCATTGGGGTATATGCTGCGCATAAAGAACAGCTCCCTTGTACAGACTGATCGTCAGAAGAGCTGGATGTTTATGAAGAACGCCTTGGGAGTTTTGAATGAACTCTGCTTTGGGTTACCAGATCTATGGACTGTGCAGGCGCTCATCGGGATG aTCTTCTTTCTGTTGGGGACATTGAGCAGCCAGCCTTGCGGGTATTTAATTTCCTCCGCTATGCGACTATGTCATCAAATTCGACTTGAACGATGTGAAAGTGGGTCTGGATTACGTGCTGAAGAACTAGAACATCGGAGGCGGATCTTTTGGATTGCTTACTGCCTTGACAAAGA AATATCTCTTCGGGTTGGTATTCCACTAGCGCAACGCGACGACGACATGGATGTCTTGTTACCAACGGAAGTTCCACCGGATAACATGGGAACCGTGTCAACAACAGATCAACGAAGGACTTTCAACGTCTTCAGATCAATGTGTGAACTTGCCCTAATCAGGAGCCAAATTTACAAACACCTCTACTCTGTCGCAGCAGCAGATCGCCCGCTTGTTGAAGTGGCCGCCGCGGTTGCGATGTTAAACGAAAAGCTCCAACTGTGGAAAGATAGCATTCCCACCGAGTTTCAGCCCGAATCCAAAAGATTTTCCGCTTTTCCAAAATCCTCGACAATATCTGCGACTCTCCTTTTTCTGCATTTCTCATACTTCAGCTGTCTGATCGCTATTCATCGGGTCCCAGCGGCCCGGGGGTCAAGGCTAGCTATGGATTTAGTCGAAAGAAACAACGTCTACAATGTACCCCACCCAGTGGTGTCCATGTCGGAATCACTGTGCACCACAGCTGCAACGGCGTCGATAAACTTGATGAAATACATTCCCAAATCTAATATCGCCCTCATAGG GATGATGATTTACTACCCTATACTTGCATCCAAAACACTCTCCTCGGCCATCGTCCAGAATCCACGAGACACTTCGCGCATATATCACATCCGACTTATCATGCAAGTGGAAACGTTTGTATCATCCTTGGTTCTTGATACACCCAATGAAGGGATTGATGGACTTTTGAAGGATTGCGCCGAGTATCGCTCTCTCGCGGAGGCTGCAGTGAGGGAGGCTACCCAATTATGTCGGGGTTGA
- a CDS encoding ABC transporter, putative gives MSLLGTINPNPARSQSVVSHNTPQLPGDHELDAINDPEKDDDEDTVQEDDENKEALVGQLARRLTRQSTRFSVNGALDNPFTNGDSESSINPSSPNFKVRDWMKMLLAIRSRDPDRYPDRTAGISFKNLNVHGFGSPTDYQKDVLNTLLEIGTMFRQLTGMKLQKIQILRNFDGLVKSGETLVVLGKPGSGCSTLLKTIAGEMNGIETSEDSVLNYQGISAKDMQNAFKGEAIYSAETDVHFPQLSVGDTLMFAALARAPRNRLEGVSTEQYARHMRDVVMAMLGLSHTVNTRVGNDFVRGVSGGERKRVSIAEATLSQSPLQCWDNSTRGLDSANALEFCKNLALMSKYSGTTACVAIYQASQSAYDVFDKVTVLYEGRQIFFGPTTEARKYFEDLGYECPDRQTTADFLTSVTSPSERVVRRGFEGRAPITPDDFAEAWKKSTARAKLLGEIEEYEKNYPIKGSSYDAFVDARRAAQAKSQRVKSPYTISVRKQISLCVTRGFQRLRGDYSLTATALIGNFIMSLIVGSVFVNLPNDTSSFYSRGALLFFAVLLNAFSSALEILTLYAQRPIVEKHARYAFHHPFAEALASMLCDVPYKIANSFTFNIPLYFMTHLRREGGPFFTFWIFSVLTTFTMSMIFRTIAASSRSLSQALVPAAVLILGMVIYTGFVIPTRNMLGWSRWMNYIDPVAYAFESFMVNEFRNRHFPCAAIVPSGGAYDSISMENRICSTVGAQSGSSDVSGTLYLEESYGYMTKHLWRNFGILIAFLLFFMSTYLFATEYISEKKSKGEVLLFRRGYQPAHAAGEGDLEKSSQPSAVAKTDESTPSTTAIQRQTAIFQWEDVCYDIKIKGEPRRILDHVNGWVKPGTCTALMGVSGAGKTTLLDVLATRVTMGVVTGQMLVDGNPTDQSFQRKTGYVQQQDLHLSTSTVREALVFSALLRQPATVSRQEKIAYADEVIKLLGMEAYADAVVGVPGEGLNVEQRKRLTIGVELAAKPQLLLFLDEPTSGLDSQTSWSILDLIETLTKHGQAILCTIHQPSAMLFQRFDRLLFLARGGRTIYFGEIGENSSTLSNYFERNGAHHLTPGENPAEWMLDVIGAAPGTHSDIDWPKVWRESPEFGQVKDHLSELKSTLSSKAAVDTSPNAFREFAAPFHVQLLECLKRVFAQYYRTPTYIWSKAALCILTSLYIGFSFFHAQNSIQGLQNQMFSVFMLMTIFGNLVQQIMPNFVTQRSLYEVRERPSKTYSWKAFMISNILVEMPWNTLMAALMYFCWYYPIGLYKNAEPTHAVSERGALMFLLIWSFLLFTSTFAHMVIAGIELAETGGNIATLLFSLCLIFCGVLATKEAMPGFWVFMYRVSPFTYLISAMLSTGVSGADAVCEAVEYLKFNPPANQTCGDYMSAYIKVAGGYLQNPMATTDCAFCTVSTTNMFLSRISSTFSEAWRNFGLMWVYIIFNIAGALFIYWLARVPKGK, from the exons ATGTCGCTCTTGGGGACAATCAACCCAAATCCTGCTCGGTCCCAGTCCGTGGTCAGCCACAATACCCCGCAGCTCCCGGGTGACCATGAGCTCGACGCGATCAATGATCCAGAAAAGGACGACGATGAAGACACGGTgcaggaggatgatgaaAATAAAGAAGCGCTGGTTGGTCAACTAGCGCGACGACTCACCCGGCAATCTACTCGATTCTCAGTGAACGGTGCATTGGACAATCCCTTCACTAATGGAGACTCCGAATCCTCGATCAATCCCAGTAGCCCCAACTTCAAAGTCCGGGACTGGATGAAGATGTTGCTAGCTATCCGGTCTCGCGATCCTGACAGGTACCCTGATCGGACCGCTGGCATTTCGTTCAAGAATTTGAACGTCCACGGATTCGGTTCTCCTACGGATTATCAGAAAGACGTGCTGAACACTCTTCTGGAGATTGGCACTATGTTCCGCCAACTGACCGGCATGAAACTTCAGAAAATTCAGATTCTTCGCAACTTCGATGGTCTTGTCAAAAGCGGAGAAACATTGGTGGTCTTGGGAAAGCCCGGTAGTGGATGTTCGACTTTACTCAAGACCATTGCCGGTGAAATGAATGGCATTGAAACGTCCGAAGACTCGGTTCTCAACTATCAAG GTATCTCTGCAAAGGACATGCAAAATGCCTTTAAAGGCGAGGCAATCTACTCAGCAGAGACCGATGTCCACTTCCCTCAACTCTCCGTCGGCGACACCCTCATGTTCGCTGCGTTGGCTAGAGCCCCCCGAAACCGCCTTGAGGGGGTCTCAACCGAGCAGTACGCCAGACACATGAGAGATGTGGTCATGGCTATGCTTGGCCTTTCCCATACAGTCAACACCCGAGTTGGAAATGACTTCGTTCGCGGAGTGAGTGGAGGTGAGAGGAAACGAGTTAGTATTGCAGAGGCCACTCTCAGTCAGAGTCCCTTGCAGTGCTGGGATAACAGTACGAGAGGTCTGGATAGTGCCAACGCACTTGAATTTTGCAAAAACCTGGCCCTCATGAGCAAATATTCCGGAACAACTGCTTGTGTCGCTATCTACCAAGCGTCACAGAGTGCTTATGACGTCTTCGACAAGGTGACCGTCCTTTATGAAGGAAGGCAGATCTTCTTCGGGCCAACCACCGAGGCTAGGAAGTACTTTGAAGATCTGGGCTATGAGTGCCCAGATCGTCAAACCACGGCAGATTTCTTAACGTCGGTCACTAGCCCTTCGGAACGTGTGGTTCGGCGTGGGTTTGAAGGCCGTGCTCCTATCACTCCTGATGATTTTGCTGAAGCCTGGAAGAAAAGCACCGCCCGTGCTAAGCTTCTCGGTGAAATAGAGGAGTATGAGAAAAACTACCCTATCAAAGGTAGCTCCTACGATGCATTTGTGGATGCGCGTAGGGCTGCCCAAGCTAAGAGCCAGAGGGTCAAATCGCCATACACCATTTCGGTTCGGAAACAGATTTCTCTCTGTGTCACCCGTGGCTTCCAGCGTCTCCGTGGAGATTACAGCTTGACAGCAACAGCTTTAATTGGAAACTTCATTATGTCTTTGATCGTTGGTTCAGTCTTTGtgaatcttccaaatgacaCCTCCAGCTTCTACTCTCGGGGAGCTCTTCTGTTTTTTGCCGTTCTCCTGAATGCCTTCTCTAGTGCATTGGAAATCCTTACCCTGTACGCCCAGAGACCAATTGTTGAAAAGCACGCTCGTTACGCCTTCCACCACCCTTTCGCGGAGGCACTTGCATCGATGCTCTGCGACGTTCCATACAAGATCGCCAACTCATTTACCTTTAATATACCATTGTACTTTATGACCCACCTACGTCGTGAAGGCGGGCCGTTCTTTACCTTCTGGATATTCTCGGTCCTCACTACGTTCACTATGTCAATGATTTTCAGAACCATTGCGGCATCTTCCCGCTCGCTCTCACAAGCCTTGGTTCCTGCTGCTGTTTTGATCCTGGGCATGGTCATCTATACCGGTTTTGTTATCCCCACTCGAAACATGCTCGGGTGGTCTCGCTGGATGAACTACATCGATCCCGTTGCCTACGCGTTTGAAAGTTTCATGGTCAATGAATTCCGCAATCGTCACTTCCCATGCGCTGCTATTGTTCCTTCTGGCGGTGCATACGACAGTATCTCAATGGAAAACCGCATCTGCTCGACTGTCGGTGCTCAATCAGGCTCTAGCGATGTGTCTGGAACACTGTATCTCGAAGAGAGTTACGGGTACATGACGAAACACTTGTGGAGAAACTTTGGAATCCTCATCGCCTTCTTGTTGTTTTTCATGTCCACCTATCTTTTTGCCACTGAGTACATCTCCGAGAAGAAGTCCAAAGGTGAGGTACTTCTGTTCCGCCGTGGTTATCAGCCGGCACATGCCGCCGGAGAAGGTGATTTGGAAAAATCTTCCCAACCCTCTGCAGTTGCCAAGACAGACGAGTCTACTCCCAGTACTACCGCCATTCAGCGACAAACTGCGATTTTCCAATGGGAGGATGTGTGCTACgacatcaagatcaaaggAGAACCCAGGAGGATCTTGGATCACGTTAATGGATGGGTGAAGCCTGGCACCTGCACTGCATTGATGGGTGTCTCTGGAGCCGGAAAAACTACCTTGCTTGATGTGCTTGCAACTCGAGTCACGATGGGTGTCGTCACCGGTCAAATGCTCGTCGACGGAAACCCCACAGATCAATCGTTCCAGCGAAAAACTGGCTACGTCCAACAGCAAGACTTGCACTTGTCTACGTCGACAGTTCGGGAAGCCCTCGTGTTTAGTGCCTTGTTACGTCAACCCGCCACGGTCAGCCGACAAGAAAAGATAGCCTATGCCGACGAAGTCATCAAACTCTTGGGTATGGAGGCGTACGCTGACGCCGTTGTTGGTGTTCCCGGAGAGGGATTGAACGTTGAACAACGAAAGAGATTGACGATTGGTGTGGAGCTTGCCGCGAAACCTCAACTCCTGCTCTTCCTTGATGAACCTACCAGTGGCCTGGATTCACAGACTTCTTGGTCCATTCTTGACCTTATCGAAACGCTCACTAAGCACGGACAAGCCATTCTTTGCACTATCCATCAACCTTCTGCTATGTTGTTCCAGCGATTCGACCGCCTTCTCTTTTTGGCTAGAGGTGGTAGGACGATCTACTTTGGTGAAATCGGCGAAAACTCATCTACTCTATCGAACTATTTCGAGCGCAACGGAGCCCACCATCTGACCCCCGGAGAAAACCCCGCTGAATGGATGTTGGACGTTATTGGCGCAGCCCCAGGTACACACAGTGACATTGATTGGCCAAAGGTATGGCGGGAGAGTCCCGAATTTGGGCAGGTCAAGGACCACCTCTCCGAGCTGAAGTCCACCCTATCTTCAAAGGCGGCCGTTGATACTTCGCCTAACGCATTCCGTGAATTCGCCGCACCTTTCCACGTTCAACTGTTGGAGTGTCTCAAACGTGTCTTTGCGCAGTACTACCGCACCCCGACTTACATCTGGTCGAAAGCTGCCCTTTGTATCCTCACCTCGCTCTACATTGGATTCTCATTTTTCCACGCCCAGAATTCCATCCAAGGCCTCCAGAACCAGATGTTCAGTGTTTTCATGTTGATGACAATCTTTGGTAACCTAGTACAGCAGATCATGCCCAACTTTGTAACCCAACGTTCTCTTTACGAGGTGCGGGAGCGTCCATCCAAGACATACAGTTGGAAGGCGTTTATGATCTCGAAcattttggttgaaatgcCTTGGAACACATTGATGGCTGCGTTGATGTACTTCTGTTGGTATTATCCAATTGGGTTGTACAAGAATGCAGAGCCCACTCACGCCGTGAGCGAGCGAGGCGCTCTCATGTTCCTGTTGATCTGGTCATTCTTGTTATTCACCTCGACCTTCGCACACATGGTGATTGCAGGAATCGAGCTGGCTGAAACTGGTGGTAATATCGCGACTTTGCTGTTCTCCCTCTGCTTGATTTTCTGTGGTGTTCTCGCAACCAAGGAGGCCATGCCTGGCTTTTGGGTCTTTATGTACCGCGTTTCGCCGTTCACCTACTTGATCTCGGCAATGCTCTCGACGGGTGTTTCGGGCGCTGATGCAGTCTGTGAGGCTGTCGAGTATTTGAAGTTCAACCCCCCAGCCAACCAAACTTGTGGAGACTACATGAGCGCTTACATCAAGGTGGCCGGCGGGTATCTGCAAAATCCCATGGCTACTACCGACTGCGCGTTCTGCACCGTCAGCACAACGAATATGTTCCTCAGCCGAATCTCCAGCACTTTCTCTGAGGCTTGGCGGAACTTCGGTCTGATGTGGGTTTACATTATTTTCAATATTGCCGGCGCGCTGTTCATCTACTGGCTCGCCCGCGTGCCCAAGGGGAAATAG
- a CDS encoding Alpha/beta hydrolase fold-3: MTAGITQPPYPLHESVRDLLDPEYVAFYNEHVINSQQVHLQPVEASRTSGVLIPGAGPMLEVGKTQDITVQRRATEGPAVPIRCFTPKGQAPASGWPVMLYFHGGGWVLGNIDTENVVCSNLCVRGNCVVITVDYRLAPENRWPAAVHDCWEVLLWLIADGPAVLSVDATKVATGGSSAGGNLAAIMTHKALTLSPPVHFRAQLLSVPVTDNTATVENNESYRRYERTPALPALKMCWYRDHYIPNDVDRTSPESSPLFWKGDYSQLPPALIMVGELDVLRTEGEQYAEKLQKAGVAVDLQVMKGMPHPFLAMDGALSEGKRCITLMCDALQKAFGAE; this comes from the exons ATGACTGCCGGAATTACTCAACCACCGTATCCGCTCCATGAGTCTGTAAGAGACCTTTTGGACCCGGAGTATGTTGCCTTCTACAACGAGCATGTCATCAACAGCCAACAGGTGCACCTTCAGCCCGTGGAAGCATCACGGACAAGTGGTGTCTTGATTCCTGGCGCAGGTCCTATGCTGGAGGTGGGCAAGACTCAAGATATTACTGTTCAGCGGCGAGCTACCGAGGGCCCGGCAGTGCCCATCCGCTGCTTTACTCCGAAGGGCCAGGCGCCTGCTAGTGGATGGCCAGTGATGCTGTATTTCCACGGTGGTGGCTGGGTGCTGGGTAACATTGACACAGAGAACGTGGTATGCTCAAATCTTTGTGTGCGAGGTAACTGTGTGGTGATCACAGTTGACTACCG CCTTGCACCCGAAAACCGCTGGCCAGCAGCAGTTCACGACTGCTGGGAAGTTCTCCTCTGGCTAATTGCCGACGGCCCCGCCGTACTCTCAGTGGATGCTACCAAAGTCGCAACCGGTGGCTCCTCCGCCGGCGGGAACCTTGCCGCGATCATGACGCACAAGGCGCTGACACTGTCACCGCCTGTTCATTTCCGAGCCCAGCTTCTCTCTGTCCCCGTGACGGATAACACTGCCACAGTAGAGAACAACGAGTCATATCGTCGGTACGAACGGACCCCCGCGCTCCCTGCACTTAAGATGTGCTGGTACCGCGACCACTACATCCCCAACGACGTGGATCGCACCAGCCCAGAGTCAAGCCCACTATTTTGGAAGGGGGATTACTCGCAATTGCCGCCTGCACTGATTATGGTTGGCGAGTTGGATGTGCTACGCACGGAGGGCGAACAATATGCGGAGAAGTTGCAGAAGGCTGGCGTGGCTGTTGATTTGCAGGTTATGAAGGGCATGCCGCATCCGTTCTTAGCTATGGATGGCGCGTTGTCTGAGGGTAAGAGGTGCATCACTTTAATGTGTGATGCTCTCCAAAAGGCCTTTGGGGCTGAGTGA